AAAAGTACCAAGTAAAATTCTTCTTTTTACTTCTTTGCCAAACCCTGCGCTTCTAGATTCAGAATATAAATCATCTAACTTTCCTGTTGATTCTTTTCTTAATCCATAACGAATGCCATCAAATCGACTTAAATTCGAAGAACATTCTGCCGTTGCAATTAAATAATAAACAGGAATTGCATACTTTAACAAAGAAAAATCCAATGGAACTAATGTTGCTCCTTTGGATTCCAAATCTTTTAAAATCTCTAGATAACGTGTGTTTACGTCAGGTGAAAAATTAAATTCATCGGTTTTCATTACCCCGATTTTTTTACCTTTCCATTCCAAATCTGATACAGATTTTGCTTCAAAGTTAGTTACTTTAGCAGTTGTTTGGTCTTTTGTGTCAAGACCTGCTAAAATTTCCAAGAGGTCATTTATCCCTTCCATATCGTTTGAAAATGGGCCAATTTGATCTAAACTGGAAGCATAAGCTACAAGACCATAGCGAGACACTCTTCCGTAGGTTGGTTTTAATCCCCAAATTCCACAAAGGGATGCAGGTTGACGGATGGACCCACCAGTATCCGAACCAAGTGATATTGGTAACATGGATGCCGCCACAGCTGCCGCAGAACCACCGCTAGACCCACCTGGAATACGTTCTGTATCAAATGGATTTTTTGATGTTTGAAACGCACTATTTTCTGTGGAAGAACCCATTGCAAACTCATCCATATTGAGTCTTGGAAATAGTATAAAACCTTTTTCTTTTAATTTGGAAACTACCGTTGCATCGTAAGGTGATTCGAAATTTTCTAGAATTTTAGAGGAACAAGAAGTGATTTCTCCTCTGATACAGATATTATCTTTGATACCAATGGGGATGCCGTCAAATTCAGATAGAATTTTACCACTTTTCCTTCTTTCATCACTTTCTTTTGCTTGGTTCAAAATTTTATCGGCATTGAGATTCAAAAATGCCTTAACTTTTGAGTCTACAGATTGAATGCGTTCAAGGTATGCCGTTACTAAGTCAAAAGAAGTGAGACTATTTTCGTTTAATTTCTTTTTGATTTCCGAATAAGTTAAAAATACTAAATCTTTCATGTTTCAATTACCTTAGGAACTACCACATAACCATTTTCATACGATGGAGCGATTTTAGATAAGTCGTCTCTTTTAAGTGAATTTTCACTTAAATCCTTTCTAAGCTCGTAGAAAATTTGTTCATAAATTTCATCGTCACCGACTTTCGATGTATCTAAATTTTTGATCTCATCTACATATTGCACGATTCTAGAAAAATCACTTAACATTCCTGAAATTTCATTTTCTTCAATGTTTAGTTTTGCTAAATTAGCAATGTTCTTTAATTCTTTTTCATCCATATAATTTCCTTAGTAGGCATTCCTATCTATTATTGCTTTTAGTGGGGTGAGTAATATAATTTTTATATCGAGAAGAAGAGACCAATTTTCTATGTAAAAAATATC
The sequence above is a segment of the Leptospira sp. WS39.C2 genome. Coding sequences within it:
- the gatA gene encoding Asp-tRNA(Asn)/Glu-tRNA(Gln) amidotransferase subunit GatA, with the protein product MKDLVFLTYSEIKKKLNENSLTSFDLVTAYLERIQSVDSKVKAFLNLNADKILNQAKESDERRKSGKILSEFDGIPIGIKDNICIRGEITSCSSKILENFESPYDATVVSKLKEKGFILFPRLNMDEFAMGSSTENSAFQTSKNPFDTERIPGGSSGGSAAAVAASMLPISLGSDTGGSIRQPASLCGIWGLKPTYGRVSRYGLVAYASSLDQIGPFSNDMEGINDLLEILAGLDTKDQTTAKVTNFEAKSVSDLEWKGKKIGVMKTDEFNFSPDVNTRYLEILKDLESKGATLVPLDFSLLKYAIPVYYLIATAECSSNLSRFDGIRYGLRKESTGKLDDLYSESRSAGFGKEVKRRILLGTFSLSSGYYDAYYGKAQKARVLIRKQYADFFKSVDVILQPTSPTTAFKVGEKTKDPIQMYQADILTTSVNLAGVPAISCPAGLDQNGLPIGIQLTTSHFDETKLLGFASALSKLDLCKISLPKEIK
- the gatC gene encoding Asp-tRNA(Asn)/Glu-tRNA(Gln) amidotransferase subunit GatC → MDEKELKNIANLAKLNIEENEISGMLSDFSRIVQYVDEIKNLDTSKVGDDEIYEQIFYELRKDLSENSLKRDDLSKIAPSYENGYVVVPKVIET